A section of the Flavobacteriales bacterium genome encodes:
- a CDS encoding c-type cytochrome — translation MKTMTSWKERLLPLGAAMLSTTLGRAQATDAAITAASAPASMETAYLLLAVAVLQVVIILSLSGILRTLGGTGTAWADYLKGRRAAVLPVLLGLGASSDLHAATGMATALISVQALMWWLIAINAILFAIIVGQLSVVRGMARTLSGNVDVDAPAAEEGPTFADTILQRLTRSVKVEQEKDVLMHHEYDGIRELDNVLPPWWLWLFYGTVIWSVVFLLNVHVFDIWPTQEEEYRQEMAQAKADVDAYLAQFAGMVDETNVTALTDDASIAGGRATYEAYCKACHGGAGEGGVGPNLTDDHWKHGGGIHNIFKTIKYGVPEKGMIAWKTQLKPVEMQAVASYILKLHGSNPPNAKAPEGELWKDATTTAPADSAAVVAADSIAVAALK, via the coding sequence ATGAAGACCATGACCTCCTGGAAGGAACGCCTGCTGCCGCTCGGAGCAGCCATGCTCAGCACCACCCTGGGTCGGGCGCAGGCCACCGACGCCGCCATCACCGCCGCATCCGCACCGGCCTCCATGGAGACCGCCTATCTGCTGCTCGCGGTCGCCGTGCTGCAGGTGGTGATCATTCTTTCGCTGTCCGGCATCCTGCGCACCCTGGGCGGCACGGGCACCGCGTGGGCCGACTACCTGAAGGGCCGACGCGCCGCCGTGCTGCCCGTCCTGCTCGGGCTCGGTGCCTCCTCCGATCTGCACGCGGCCACCGGCATGGCTACGGCGCTCATCTCCGTGCAGGCACTCATGTGGTGGTTGATCGCCATCAACGCGATCCTGTTCGCCATCATCGTGGGCCAGCTCTCCGTGGTGCGCGGAATGGCCCGCACGCTGTCGGGCAACGTGGACGTCGACGCGCCGGCGGCCGAAGAGGGTCCCACCTTCGCCGACACCATCCTCCAGCGCCTCACCCGCTCGGTGAAGGTGGAGCAGGAGAAGGATGTGCTGATGCACCATGAGTATGACGGCATCCGTGAACTGGACAACGTGCTGCCGCCCTGGTGGCTCTGGCTCTTCTATGGCACGGTGATCTGGAGCGTCGTGTTCCTGCTGAACGTGCACGTGTTCGACATATGGCCCACCCAGGAAGAGGAGTATCGGCAGGAGATGGCCCAGGCCAAGGCCGATGTGGACGCCTATCTGGCGCAGTTCGCCGGCATGGTGGATGAGACCAACGTGACAGCGCTCACGGATGATGCCTCCATCGCAGGTGGACGGGCCACTTACGAGGCCTATTGCAAGGCCTGCCACGGCGGTGCGGGTGAGGGCGGTGTGGGACCGAACCTCACCGATGACCATTGGAAGCACGGTGGCGGCATCCACAACATCTTCAAGACCATCAAATACGGGGTGCCGGAGAAGGGCATGATCGCCTGGAAGACCCAGCTCAAGCCCGTGGAGATGCAGGCCGTGGCCAGCTACATCCTGAAGCTCCACGGTTCCAACCCGCCGAACGCCAAGGCCCCGGAGGGCGAGCTGTGGAAGGACGCGACCACGACAGCACCGGCGGACAGTGCCGCGGTGGTCGCAGCGGACAGCATCGCCGTGGCGGCCCTCAAGTGA
- a CDS encoding CcoQ/FixQ family Cbb3-type cytochrome c oxidase assembly chaperone, translated as MLKFIKHHLNTIEGVDLFPLLAFVIFLTVFVAASLLVLTSDRRRIKHLEELPFSDIPTDRTLHP; from the coding sequence ATGCTGAAGTTCATCAAGCACCACCTGAACACGATCGAGGGTGTGGACCTCTTCCCGCTCCTGGCTTTCGTGATCTTCCTGACGGTGTTCGTCGCCGCCAGCCTGTTGGTGCTCACGAGCGACCGGCGTCGCATCAAGCACCTGGAGGAGCTTCCCTTCTCCGACATCCCCACCGATCGAACGCTTCATCCATGA
- the ccoN gene encoding cytochrome-c oxidase, cbb3-type subunit I, whose translation MIERFKYDNKIVNAFLMATILFGIVGMLVGLTAAFQMVIPSWNIAEWLSFGRLRPLHTNAVIFAFVGNGIFAGVYYSLQRLVKARMFSDLLSWVHFWGWQLIIAAAAISLPLGLTTGKEYAELEWPIDIAITLIWVVFGVNMFGTILKRRERHLYVAIWFYIATWVTVAMLHIVNSFEVPVNLFKSYSWYAGVQDALVQWWYGHNAVAFFLTTPYLGLMYYFMPKAANRPVYSYKLSIIHFWALIFIYIWAGPHHLIYSSLPDWAQSLGTVFSIMLIAPSWGGMLNGLLTLRGAWDRVREDPILKFFVVAITCYGMATLEGPLLSTKFFNSISHFTDWTIAHVHVGGLGWNGFFTFGMVYWLVPRLFGTKLYSKGLANAHFWIGTLGIVFYAVPLYFAGFTQSLMWKQFTPDGYLVYKNFLDTVLQIKYAYWLRGLGGTLYLTGALLMVYNVWRTVAAGRLIKDEEAEAPALEKTYAGESAGHWHRWIERRPIQMLVVSLVLVAIGGVFELVPTFLIKSNVPTIASVKPYTPLELQGRDIYVREGCYTCHSQMVRPFRSETERYGEYSKAGEFVYDHPFQWGSKRTGPDLHRVGGKYPDSWHYYHMFDPTSMSAGSLMPAYPWLYEKPIDVASTPAKIRAMQTLGVPYPEGYADQANADLSAQADAIVASLRKDKIETSAELEIVALIAYLQRLGTDIRPKAPAQATAAK comes from the coding sequence ATGATCGAGCGTTTCAAGTATGACAACAAGATCGTGAACGCCTTCCTGATGGCCACGATCCTTTTCGGCATCGTGGGCATGCTCGTCGGCCTCACGGCGGCCTTCCAGATGGTGATCCCCTCCTGGAACATCGCCGAGTGGCTGTCCTTCGGCCGCCTGCGCCCATTGCACACCAACGCGGTGATCTTCGCCTTCGTGGGCAACGGCATCTTCGCCGGCGTCTATTACAGCCTCCAGCGGTTGGTGAAGGCCCGCATGTTCAGCGACCTGCTGAGCTGGGTGCATTTCTGGGGCTGGCAGCTGATCATCGCCGCCGCCGCCATCAGCCTGCCGCTGGGGCTCACCACCGGCAAGGAGTATGCTGAACTGGAGTGGCCGATCGACATCGCCATCACGCTCATCTGGGTGGTCTTCGGTGTCAACATGTTCGGCACCATCCTCAAGCGGCGGGAGCGTCACCTCTACGTGGCCATCTGGTTCTACATCGCCACATGGGTCACCGTGGCCATGCTGCACATCGTGAACAGCTTCGAGGTGCCCGTGAACCTCTTCAAGAGCTACAGCTGGTATGCGGGTGTGCAGGATGCGCTCGTGCAGTGGTGGTACGGCCACAACGCCGTGGCCTTCTTCCTCACCACGCCCTACCTGGGGTTGATGTACTACTTCATGCCCAAGGCGGCCAACCGACCGGTGTACAGCTACAAGCTCTCCATCATCCACTTCTGGGCGCTCATCTTCATCTACATCTGGGCCGGTCCGCACCACCTCATCTACAGTTCGCTTCCGGACTGGGCACAGAGCCTCGGCACCGTCTTCAGCATCATGCTCATCGCGCCCAGTTGGGGCGGCATGCTCAACGGCCTGCTCACGCTGCGCGGTGCGTGGGACCGTGTGCGTGAGGATCCCATCCTGAAGTTCTTCGTGGTGGCCATCACCTGCTATGGCATGGCCACGCTCGAAGGGCCGTTGCTGAGCACCAAGTTCTTCAACAGCATCAGCCACTTCACGGACTGGACCATCGCTCACGTGCACGTCGGTGGCCTCGGCTGGAACGGCTTCTTCACCTTCGGCATGGTGTACTGGCTGGTGCCGCGCCTCTTCGGGACCAAGCTGTACAGCAAGGGTCTGGCCAACGCGCATTTCTGGATCGGCACCCTCGGCATCGTGTTCTACGCCGTACCCCTCTATTTCGCAGGGTTCACCCAGAGCCTGATGTGGAAGCAGTTCACCCCGGACGGCTACCTGGTGTACAAGAACTTCCTGGACACCGTGCTGCAGATCAAGTACGCCTACTGGCTGCGCGGCCTGGGTGGAACGCTGTACCTCACCGGCGCCCTGCTGATGGTCTACAACGTGTGGCGTACCGTGGCCGCCGGCCGTCTGATCAAGGACGAGGAGGCCGAGGCCCCCGCCTTGGAGAAGACGTATGCCGGGGAGAGCGCCGGTCACTGGCACCGCTGGATCGAGCGCCGACCCATCCAGATGCTCGTGGTGAGCCTCGTACTGGTGGCCATCGGAGGGGTCTTCGAGCTCGTGCCCACCTTCCTGATCAAGAGCAATGTGCCCACCATCGCCAGCGTGAAGCCCTACACACCGCTCGAACTGCAGGGAAGGGACATCTACGTCCGGGAAGGCTGCTACACCTGCCACTCCCAGATGGTACGGCCCTTCCGCAGCGAGACCGAGCGCTATGGGGAGTACAGCAAGGCGGGCGAGTTCGTTTACGATCACCCCTTCCAGTGGGGCAGCAAGCGCACCGGACCCGACCTGCACCGTGTGGGAGGCAAGTATCCCGACAGCTGGCACTACTACCACATGTTCGACCCCACGAGCATGAGCGCCGGTTCGCTGATGCCGGCCTACCCCTGGCTGTATGAGAAGCCCATCGATGTGGCCAGCACGCCCGCCAAGATCCGTGCGATGCAGACCCTTGGTGTGCCGTATCCGGAGGGCTACGCGGACCAGGCGAACGCGGACCTGTCGGCACAGGCCGATGCCATCGTCGCCAGCCTCAGGAAGGACAAGATCGAGACGAGCGCTGAACTTGAGATCGTGGCGCTGATCGCCTACCTCCAGCGCCTGGGCACGGACATCCGTCCGAAGGCCCCGGCACAGGCCACCGCCGCGAAGTGA
- the ccoS gene encoding cbb3-type cytochrome oxidase assembly protein CcoS gives MSVIFLLIAASTIVAVVFLAAFAWAVRSGQYEDDRSPAVRMLGDDRPAVPTNPSNNTK, from the coding sequence ATGAGCGTCATCTTTCTTCTGATCGCGGCCAGCACCATCGTGGCGGTGGTGTTCCTGGCCGCTTTCGCATGGGCGGTGCGCTCCGGTCAGTACGAGGACGACCGGTCGCCCGCCGTGCGCATGCTGGGTGATGACCGGCCGGCCGTCCCCACCAACCCGTCGAACAACACCAAGTGA
- a CDS encoding heavy metal translocating P-type ATPase has protein sequence MPQQVKEVVRCYHCGDVCGTDHLKAEDHDFCCQGCHAVYGLLQESGLCDYYALTERPGARVEQDGQAMRAELFDLPEVRDRLVEYSEDGITRITFHIPQMHCSSCIWLLEHLQRIDAAILRSRVRFTTKELTVTFREERMSLRGLVELLRRLGYGPSLDGRGKAAAGERGSRVPRILYLRLGVAAFAFGNIMLFSFPEYLGADVSDDQLKRGFQFLSLVFSLPVVLFSSTDYFRSAWAGLRTRQVNIDQPIALGIIALFARSVWDVVMGVGPGYFDSLAGLLFFLLVGRWYQAYTYGALSFDRGLNDFLPLVVLRRTGDAEVPVAVGDLRPGDRIVVRDQELVPVDAVLVSGEGHIDNSFITGEPLPMRRAPGDLVKAGGRQRGAAIELQVLRAFADSHLKRLWEEHAAGAERPGMPRLIDAVARRFTVAVVLLAIGAGLYWWGRDAAQVWPVVTAVLIVACPCALALSMPFTYGHTIRLLGRRGLFLRDAEVVERIASVDTAVFDKTGTLTEREAHAVRFVGPPPDPAVLACVRSLAHNSLHPLSAVLYHHLRGQAGVASGVVEEVGAGIRGEVDGQEVRIGTAAFTGGKERSRANGAAHVHVSVDGAHLGHFEISKRARSGMATTVAATACLTDTYLLTGDLSVDKDVAEVFAPHQVRTGCSPADKAVFVRGLQAKGRRVMMVGDGLNDAGALRQSDVGITVSETSAALTPASDAILDVRAFGDLPAALRLARSARRIVRASLLLSLGYNITGVSFAVSGHLTPLIAAILMPLSSVTVVGFVSLAVWLRARRLGLGMRN, from the coding sequence ATGCCGCAACAGGTGAAGGAGGTGGTGCGCTGTTACCATTGCGGCGACGTCTGCGGGACCGATCACCTGAAGGCGGAGGACCACGATTTCTGCTGCCAGGGTTGTCATGCGGTCTATGGGTTGCTCCAGGAGAGCGGGCTCTGCGACTATTACGCCCTTACGGAGCGCCCGGGTGCCCGGGTGGAGCAGGATGGCCAGGCCATGCGGGCCGAGCTGTTCGACCTTCCGGAGGTGCGCGACCGGCTGGTGGAGTACAGCGAGGACGGCATCACACGGATCACCTTCCACATCCCACAGATGCACTGCAGCAGCTGCATCTGGCTGCTGGAACACCTGCAGCGCATCGACGCGGCCATCCTTCGGTCCCGCGTGCGGTTCACGACCAAGGAGCTCACCGTCACGTTCCGTGAAGAGCGGATGAGCCTCCGCGGGCTGGTGGAGCTGTTGCGCAGGCTGGGCTACGGCCCTTCGTTGGACGGGCGGGGAAAGGCCGCAGCAGGAGAGCGCGGGTCGCGGGTCCCCCGCATCCTGTACCTCAGGCTCGGCGTCGCCGCGTTCGCCTTCGGCAACATCATGCTCTTCAGCTTCCCGGAATACCTGGGCGCCGATGTGAGCGACGACCAGTTGAAGCGGGGTTTCCAGTTCCTCAGCCTGGTGTTCTCACTGCCGGTCGTGCTCTTCAGCAGCACGGACTATTTCCGCTCGGCCTGGGCGGGGCTGCGCACGCGACAGGTCAACATCGACCAGCCCATTGCGCTCGGCATCATCGCCCTGTTCGCACGCAGTGTGTGGGACGTGGTGATGGGCGTCGGTCCGGGCTACTTCGATTCGCTCGCCGGCCTGCTGTTCTTCCTGCTCGTGGGCCGCTGGTACCAGGCCTACACCTATGGTGCGCTGAGCTTCGACCGTGGTCTGAACGACTTTCTTCCCTTGGTGGTGCTTCGCCGGACGGGCGATGCGGAGGTGCCCGTGGCCGTGGGCGACCTGCGGCCCGGTGACCGTATCGTGGTGCGCGACCAGGAACTCGTGCCCGTGGATGCGGTGCTCGTGTCGGGCGAGGGGCACATCGACAACAGCTTCATCACCGGTGAGCCGCTGCCCATGCGCCGCGCTCCCGGCGATCTGGTGAAGGCGGGCGGACGACAGCGTGGCGCCGCGATCGAACTGCAGGTGCTTCGCGCCTTCGCGGACAGCCACCTGAAGCGGTTATGGGAGGAGCATGCGGCAGGTGCCGAGCGCCCCGGCATGCCCCGCCTCATCGATGCCGTGGCCCGGCGCTTCACGGTGGCCGTGGTCCTGCTGGCCATCGGTGCCGGCCTCTACTGGTGGGGGCGTGATGCCGCGCAGGTGTGGCCGGTGGTGACCGCGGTGCTCATCGTGGCGTGTCCCTGCGCCCTGGCCCTCAGCATGCCATTCACCTATGGCCATACCATCCGCTTGTTGGGCCGTCGCGGCCTCTTCCTCCGTGATGCGGAGGTGGTGGAGCGCATCGCCTCCGTGGACACTGCGGTGTTCGACAAGACGGGCACCCTCACGGAACGCGAGGCCCATGCTGTTCGGTTCGTTGGTCCCCCACCGGACCCGGCGGTCCTGGCGTGCGTGCGAAGCCTTGCCCACAACAGCCTGCACCCGCTCAGCGCGGTGCTGTACCACCACCTGCGCGGGCAGGCCGGCGTGGCGAGCGGGGTGGTGGAGGAGGTGGGCGCGGGCATCCGTGGCGAGGTCGACGGCCAGGAGGTGCGCATCGGTACGGCCGCCTTCACGGGTGGTAAGGAGCGGTCCAGGGCCAACGGGGCCGCACATGTGCATGTGTCGGTGGACGGGGCCCATCTGGGCCATTTCGAGATCAGCAAGCGGGCGCGGTCGGGCATGGCCACCACGGTGGCGGCCACCGCCTGCCTCACGGATACCTATCTCCTGACCGGCGACCTGTCGGTGGACAAGGACGTGGCCGAGGTCTTCGCCCCGCATCAGGTCCGTACGGGGTGCTCGCCGGCGGACAAGGCGGTGTTCGTTCGTGGCTTGCAGGCCAAGGGGCGGCGGGTGATGATGGTCGGCGACGGACTGAACGATGCCGGCGCACTGCGCCAGAGCGACGTGGGCATCACGGTGAGCGAAACGAGCGCCGCCCTGACCCCGGCCAGCGATGCGATCCTCGATGTGAGGGCCTTCGGGGACCTGCCGGCCGCCTTGCGCCTGGCACGCAGCGCACGCCGGATCGTGCGGGCCAGCCTGTTGCTCTCCCTCGGGTACAACATCACCGGTGTCAGCTTTGCGGTCAGCGGCCACTTGACCCCCCTGATCGCCGCGATCCTGATGCCGCTCAGCTCCGTGACGGTGGTCGGCTTCGTCTCGCTCGCCGTGTGGCTCCGTGCCCGCCGTCTGGGGCTTGGCATGCGGAACTGA
- a CDS encoding class I SAM-dependent methyltransferase, which translates to MEQHIQRIGSYLSHLVRARGPHGIHSPFVYTLITEVLRNDHERPEFQAIEQLRDELLSSDRTIEVNDLGAGSRVLDHPVRQVADMARTAMKPPRQARLLFRLARYFDPATVLELGTSFGLTTLYLALGAEHGEVTTIEGCPRTFQIAKHHVERSGLANIHPVLGAFRTRLPDVLRTMERLDMAFIDGHHEKAATLDLFERCLAKAHPGSLFVLDDIHWSRGMEEAWEAVKSHPRVTVTIDLYDLGLVFFRAEQAPQHFRSRY; encoded by the coding sequence ATGGAACAGCACATCCAGCGCATCGGCAGCTACCTGAGCCACCTTGTCCGTGCGCGGGGTCCGCACGGCATCCACTCCCCCTTCGTGTACACCTTGATCACCGAGGTGCTGAGGAACGACCACGAGCGTCCGGAATTCCAGGCCATCGAGCAGCTGCGCGACGAATTGCTGTCGAGCGACCGCACCATCGAGGTGAACGATCTGGGGGCCGGTTCACGCGTGCTTGATCATCCCGTGCGGCAGGTGGCCGACATGGCGCGCACGGCCATGAAGCCGCCGCGCCAGGCCCGCCTTCTGTTCCGTCTGGCCCGGTATTTCGACCCCGCCACGGTGCTGGAGCTCGGCACCTCGTTCGGCCTCACCACGCTCTACCTCGCGCTCGGTGCGGAGCACGGCGAGGTGACGACGATCGAGGGCTGCCCACGCACCTTTCAGATCGCCAAGCATCACGTCGAGCGCTCCGGCCTGGCCAACATCCATCCGGTGCTTGGCGCCTTCAGGACGCGGCTGCCCGATGTCCTGCGCACCATGGAGCGCCTGGACATGGCCTTCATCGACGGTCACCATGAGAAGGCGGCCACGCTGGACCTCTTCGAGCGCTGCCTGGCAAAAGCGCATCCCGGCTCACTGTTCGTCCTGGATGATATCCACTGGAGCCGCGGCATGGAGGAGGCCTGGGAGGCGGTGAAGTCCCACCCGCGGGTGACCGTGACCATCGACCTCTATGACCTCGGGCTGGTGTTCTTCCGTGCCGAACAAGCGCCCCAGCATTTCCGTTCCCGCTACTGA
- a CDS encoding cob(I)yrinic acid a,c-diamide adenosyltransferase has translation MRIYTRTGDKGETGLLGGERVTKSDGRIEAYGTVDELNSHLGLLRDQAPEEHRALLEDIQNTLFALGSRLACASDADAERFKLPPIGEAHVKGLEEAMDAMDRELAPMRNFILPGGHPCVSQAHICRTVCRRAERRVVELATLTPIPQVLVEYLNRLSDLLFVLARHIGLRLQVAEIPWKPRG, from the coding sequence ATGAGGATCTACACGCGCACCGGGGACAAAGGAGAGACCGGCCTGCTGGGCGGAGAGCGCGTGACCAAGAGCGACGGGCGCATCGAGGCGTACGGCACGGTGGACGAGCTGAACAGCCATCTGGGCCTGCTGCGCGACCAGGCCCCGGAGGAGCATCGCGCGCTGCTGGAGGACATCCAGAACACCTTGTTCGCGCTGGGCTCGCGACTGGCCTGTGCTTCGGATGCGGACGCGGAACGGTTCAAGCTGCCTCCGATCGGCGAGGCGCATGTGAAGGGCCTGGAGGAGGCCATGGACGCCATGGACCGCGAACTGGCCCCCATGCGGAACTTCATCCTCCCGGGCGGCCATCCCTGCGTGTCGCAGGCCCACATCTGCCGCACGGTGTGCCGCCGGGCCGAACGCAGGGTGGTCGAGCTGGCGACGCTGACCCCCATCCCGCAGGTGCTCGTGGAATACCTGAACCGGCTGAGCGATCTGCTGTTCGTCCTCGCACGGCACATCGGTCTGCGGCTGCAGGTGGCCGAGATCCCTTGGAAGCCGCGCGGCTGA
- a CDS encoding DUF2795 domain-containing protein — protein sequence MYWTLELASYLEDAPWPATKDELIDFAMRTGAPLEVVENLQAIEDDEEVFESIEDIWPDYPSKEDFFFNEDEY from the coding sequence ATGTATTGGACACTGGAACTGGCCTCCTACCTGGAGGATGCGCCTTGGCCGGCCACCAAGGATGAGCTCATTGATTTCGCGATGCGTACAGGCGCCCCCCTCGAAGTGGTGGAGAACCTGCAGGCCATCGAGGACGATGAGGAGGTGTTCGAGAGCATCGAGGACATCTGGCCGGACTACCCCTCCAAGGAGGATTTCTTCTTCAACGAGGACGAGTATTGA